From Brassica oleracea var. oleracea cultivar TO1000 chromosome C3, BOL, whole genome shotgun sequence, a single genomic window includes:
- the LOC106334595 gene encoding protein BRASSINOSTEROID INSENSITIVE 1-like, giving the protein MRMKTLPTFFLFLLTLSFSSQTSTSQTHQLISFKNALADKNLLPDWSPNKNPCTFEGVTCRADKISSIDLSSKPLNLGFSAVASSLLSLTGLESLFLSNTNINGSVSGTKCSASLTSLDLSRNSISGPVSALSSLGSCIGLKSLNVSSNSLEFPGKISGGGLKLSSSSLEVLDLSKNLLSGANLVGWIVSGGCGELKHLDISGNKISGDADVSPCVNLEFLDVSSNNFSTVIPYLGDCSALQHLDISGNKLSGDFSTAFSSCTNLRSLNISCNAFTGPISSSLPLKSLEYLSLAENKFTGEIPELLSGACGTLTGLDLSRNDFHGTVPPFFASCSLLESLVLSTNNFSGELPMDTLLKMRGLKVLDLSFNKFSGELPESLANLSLTTLDLSSNNFSGQILQTLCRNGENTLQELYLQNNAFTGKIPPTLSNCSDLVSLHLSFNYLSGTIPSSLGSLTKLRDLKLWMNMLQGEIPRELMYLTTLETLILDFNDLTGEIPFGLSNCTNLNWISLSNNRLTGQIPRWIGRLENLAILKLSNNSFNGNIPAELGDCRSLIWLDLNTNYFNGTIPPEMFKQSGKIAANFIAGKRYVYIKNDGMNKLCHGAGNLLEFQGIRPEQLNRVSTRNPCNFTRVYGGHTQPTFDNNGSMMFLDMSYNMLSGYIPKEIGSMPYLFILNLGHNFISGSIPDEVGDLRGLNILDLSSNKLDGRIPQSMSALTMLTEIDLSNNLLTGPIPEMGQFETFPPGKFLNNSGLCGYPLPRCGDANADAFAHRSHGRKQPALAGSVAMGLLFSFVCICGLILFGREMRRRRRMREAAMEDPGDGTTANNNTDWKLTGAKEALSINLAAFEKPLRKLTFADLLKATNGFHVNSMIGSGGFGDVYKAVLKDGTAVAIKKLIQISGQGDREFMAEMETIGKIKHRNLVPLLGYCKVGEERLLVYEFMKYGSLEDVLHDPKKKAGVKLNWFTRQKIAIGAARGLAFLHHNCIPHIIHRDMKSSNVLLDENLEARVSDFGMARLMSAMDTHLSVSTLAGTPGYVPPEYYQSFRCSTKGDVYSYGVVLLELLTGRRPTDSPDFGDNNLVGWVRQHAKLQIRDVFDPQLIKEDPAREIELLQHLKIAVACLDDRAWRRPTMLEVMAMFKEIQTGLGLDSQSTIGSIEMVDMSIKEVPEGKF; this is encoded by the exons ATGAGAATGAAAACTCTCCCAACCTTCTTTCTCTTCCTTCTAACCTTATCCTTCTCCTCTCAAACTTCCACATCTCAAACCCATCAGCTTATAAGTTTCAAAAACGCTCTTGCTGACAAGAATCTACTCCCAGACTGGTCTCCCAACAAGAACCCATGTACCTTCGAGGGCGTGACTTGCAGAGCCGACAAGATTTCTTCAATTGATCTCAGTTCCAAGCCACTCAACCTCGGATTCAGCGCCGTGGCCTCCTCTCTATTGTCTCTCACGGGTCTAGAGTCCCTGTTTCTCTCGAACACCAACATCAACGGCTCCGTCTCTGGCACCAAGTGCTCTGCTTCTCTCACGAGCTTGGATCTGTCGAGAAACTCCATCTCCGGTCCTGTGTCAGCCTTGTCGAGCCTCGGCTCTTGCATCGGACTGAAGTCTCTTAACGTCTCTTCCAACTCTCTGGAATTTCCGGGGAAAATCTCAGGTGGTGGGTTGAAGCTTAGTAGCAGCAGCTTGGAAGTTCTGGATCTCTCCAAGAACTTGTTATCCGGTGCTAACCTCGTTGGTTGGATTGTCTCCGGCGGCTGTGGAGAGCTCAAGCACTTGGATATAAGCGGGAACAAGATCAGTGGAGATGCGGATGTCTCTCCTTGCGTGAATCTCGAGTTTCTCGATGTCTCCTCCAACAATTTCTCCACTGTGATTCCCTATCTAGGTGACTGCTCCGCTCTTCAACACCTCGACATCTCCGGTAACAAATTATCCGGTGACTTCTCCACTGCTTTCTCCTCTTGCACAAACCTAAG GTCTTTGAACATCTCCTGCAACGCATTCACCGGACCCATCTCTTCTTCACTACCGCTCAAAAGCCTCGAGTATCTATCTCTAGCCGAGAACAAATTCACCGGCGAGATCCCGGAGCTTCTCTCCGGCGCGTGCGGTACACTCACCGGACTCGATCTCTCCCGAAACGACTTTCACGGCACGGTTCCTCCTTTCTTCGCCTCCTGCTCTCTTCTGGAGTCACTCGTTTTATCCACCAACAACTTCTCCGGCGAGTTGCCTATGGATACTTTGCTGAAGATGAGAGGGCTCAAGGTGCTCGACCTGTCTTTCAACAAGTTCTCCGGCGAGCTGCCCGAGTCTCTGGCCAATCTCTCCCTCACTACGCTGGATCTCAGCTCCAACAACTTCTCCGGTCAGATTCTCCAGACTCTCTGCCGTAACGGTGAAAACACGCTCCAGGAGCTTTACCTCCAGAACAATGCCTTCACCGGGAAGATTCCGCCGACGTTAAGCAACTGCTCCGACCTGGTTTCCCTCCACCTGAGCTTCAACTACCTCTCCGGGACCATCCCGTCGAGTCTCGGCTCTCTAACGAAGCTCCGAGATTTGAAGCTGTGGATGAACATGCTTCAAGGAGAGATCCCTCGAGAGCTCATGTATCTCACCACCTTAGAGACTCTGATCCTCGACTTCAACGACTTAACCGGAGAAATCCCTTTCGGTTTAAGCAACTGCACCAATCTGAATTGGATTTCTCTTTCCAATAACCGGTTAACCGGTCAGATTCCTCGCTGGATCGGACGGTTAGAGAATCTCGCCATCCTCAAGCTAAGCAACAATTCTTTCAACGGTAACATTCCTGCTGAGCTGGGGGACTGCAGGAGCCTAATCTGGCTCGATCTCAACACTAATTATTTCAACGGTACGATCCCTCCGGAGATGTTCAAACAGTCCGGCAAAATAGCTGCGAATTTCATCGCCGGGAAGAGATACGTTTACATAAAAAACGACGGGATGAATAAACTGTGCCACGGAGCTGGTAACTTGCTTGAGTTCCAAGGAATCAGACCGGAGCAGCTTAACCGGGTTTCGACCCGGAACCCGTGTAATTTCACGAGAGTGTATGGAGGTCACACTCAACCGACGTTTGATAACAACGGCTCGATGATGTTCCTCGACATGTCTTACAACATGTTGTCTGGGTACATACCGAAGGAGATCGGTTCGATGCCGTATCTGTTTATTCTCAACTTGGGTCATAACTTCATCTCTGGCTCTATCCCTGACGAGGTTGGTGATCTGAGAGGGCTGAACATTCTTGATCTTTCGAGTAATAAGCTGGACGGGAGGATCCCTCAGTCGATGTCGGCTCTTACCATGCTTACTGAGATTGACCTGTCCAACAATTTGTTAACAGGTCCGATTCCTGAGATGGGTCAGTTCGAGACTTTCCCGCCCGGGAAGTTCTTGAACAACTCTGGTCTCTGCGGTTATCCGCTTCCGCGGTGCGGTGATGCAAACGCAGACGCGTTTGCACACCGTTCTCACGGAAGGAAACAGCCGGCTCTTGCGGGGAGCGTGGCTATGGGGTTGTTGTTCTCTTTTGTATGCATATGTGGGCTGATACTCTTCGGTAGAGAGATGAGGAGGCGGCGGAGGATGAGAGAGGCGGCGATGGAGGACCCCGGTGATGGAACGACAGCTAACAACAACACGGATTGGAAGCTGACTGGTGCGAAAGAAGCGTTGAGTATTAACCTCGCAGCGTTCGAGAAGCCGTTGCGGAAACTCACTTTCGCGGATCTTCTCAAGGCTACGAACGGGTTCCATGTGAACAGTATGATTGGATCCGGCGGGTTTGGAGATGTCTACAAAGCCGTTTTGAAAGATGGAACAGCCGTGGCCATCAAGAAACTGATCCAGATCAGTGGTCAAGGCGATAGGGAGTTCATGGCGGAGATGGAAACGATCGGGAAGATCAAACACCGGAACCTCGTTCCGCTTCTCGGCTACTGCAAAGTCGGAGAAGAGCGGCTTCTTGTCTACGAGTTCATGAAGTACGGTAGCTTGGAAGATGTACTGCACGACCCCAAGAAGAAAGCTGGCGTGAAACTGAACTGGTTCACGCGGCAGAAAATCGCTATCGGAGCGGCTAGAGGGCTCGCCTTTCTTCACCATAACTGCATCCCACATATCATCCATAGAGACATGAAATCGAGCAACGTGTTGTTGGACGAGAACTTGGAAGCCAGGGTTTCGGATTTTGGCATGGCGCGGCTGATGAGCGCCATGGACACGCATTTGAGTGTCAGTACGTTAGCCGGTACGCCGGGCTATGTCCCTCCTGAGTATTACCAAAGTTTCAGGTGTTCAACGAAAGGAGACGTTTATAGTTACGGTGTGGTCTTGCTCGAGCTGCTTACGGGTAGACGGCCAACCGATTCGCCGGATTTTGGAGATAATAACCTTGTTGGATGGGTGAGACAGCATGCTAAACTGCAGATTAGGGACGTGTTCGATCCTCAACTTATCAAGGAAGATCCAGCGAGAGAGATTGAACTTTTACAACACTTAAAAATTGCGGTTGCGTGTTTGGATGATCGGGCTTGGAGAAGACCGACCATGTTAGAAGTCATGGCAATGTTTAAGGAGATACAAACGGGGTTGGGGCTAGATTCGCAGTCCACCATTGGATCAATAGAGATGGTCGATATGAGTATTAAAGAAGTTCCGGAAGGAAAGTTTTGA
- the LOC106334596 gene encoding putative nuclease HARBI1, protein MDLLEEEELVYHMLEDVYGVTNLPSLPRQMLRTNKGGGWRRVQRLMFESDKQCFDILRMNQGTFKNLCFRLRQYYKLEESQNVYHEESVAMFVEMVAQDLTVRALAERYQRSVDTVDRKLDQVLSALLKLAADIIKPSIGEFTTPSPVLVNNDRYMPFFEDCIGALDGTHLPVRPPSDNPEPYRGRKGEPTINVLAICNMKMRFIYAYVGVPGRAHDTKVLTHCATHEPFFPHPPDGKYYLVDSGYPTRTGYLGPHRRTRYHLDQFARGGPPTNSRELFNRRHASLRSVIERTFGVWKAKWRILDRKHPKYDVIKWVKIVTATMALHNFIRDSSDEDRDFTYWETVNEYEHHGDQAVEELEHTPYLPSGDRAMEIRRDAITERITRGSRLPY, encoded by the exons ATGGATTTGTTAGAAGAGGAAGAGCTCGTGTATCATATGCTAGAAGATGTTTATGGAGTTACAAATCTTCCTTCTCTTCCTCGACAAATGCTCAGAACAAACAAAGGTGGAGGTTGGCGCCGTGTTCAGCGCCTCATGTTTGAGAGTGACAAGCAATGTTTTGACATCTTAAGGATGAATCAAGGTACTTTTAAGAATCTGTGCTTTAGGCTTCGACAATACTACAAACTTGAAGAATCACAAAACGTCTATCATGAAGAGAGTGTGGCAATGTTTGTTGAAATGGTTGCACAAGATTTAACAGTTCGAGCTTTAGCTGAGAGATATCAACGTTCAGTAGATACGGTGGATAGAAAACTAGATCAAGTTCTCTCTGCTCTATTAAAGCTTGCTGCAGACATCATTAAGCCATCAATAGGAGAGTTTACTACTCCAAGTCCTGTTCTAGTAAACAATGATAG GTACATGCCGTTTTTTGAAGACTGCATTGGTGCTTTGGACGGAACTCACTTACCTGTTCGTCCTCCGTCTGATAATCCGGAACCGTACAGAGGCAGGAAAGGAGAACCGACAATCAATGTTCTCGCAATATGCAATATGAAAATGCGATTCATCTACGCATACGTGGGAGTTCCTGGTAGAGCTCATGACACGAAAGTTCTTACACATTGTGCGACACATGAACCCTTCTTCCCTCATCCACCAGATGGTAAGTACTATCTAGTTGATTCCGGTTATCCAACTAGAACCGGTTATCTAGGTCCGCATCGTAGAACTAGGTATCATCTTGACCAGTTTGCTAGGGGAGGACCACCAACAAACTCTAGAGAACTGTTTAACCGGAGGCATGCTAGTTTACGTTCTGTGATTGAAAGAACATTTGGTGTTTGGAAAGCGAAGTGGAGGATTTTAGATAGAAAACATCCGAAGTATGATGTTATAAAGTGGGTGAAGATTGTGACAGCAACTATGGCACTTCACAATTTTATTCGAGATTCATCTGATGAAGACCGTGATTTCACTTATTGGGAAACAGTAAATGAGTATGAACATCATGGTGACCAAGCAGTAGAAGAGCTTGAGCATACTCCATACCTTCCATCTGGTGATAGAGCAATGGAGATTCGACGTGATGCAATCACTGAAAGGATAACAAGAGGAAGTCGACTTCCATATTAG
- the LOC106330923 gene encoding uncharacterized protein LOC106330923, which yields MAQMEWPGARKYKDKPVANADLMEQIFSGVHVSGAEGWSAQQGENELDNMEVENDDAASEARQTNPPARQTNPEPDAPSSSNGPRVSNAPRASSVPKPSRKRRAEQAADVMRSSLQSRDDILSHKNHLIESHPDLSCSQLKAMSVLHSLSSIRMWSPLYKAAYKHLREAATNRQTFLSYEDDENKIIYLEEETGESRYA from the exons ATGGCACAGATG GAATGGCCTGGAGCTAGGAAATACAAAGATAAACCAGTGGCAAATGCAGATCTAATGGAACAGATTTTCAGTGGGGTTCATGTAAGTGGAGCTGAAGGGTGGAGTGCTCAGCAAGGTGAAAATGAGTTAGACAATATGGAGGTAGAGAATGATGATGCCGCATCTGAAGCAAGGCAAACCAATCCTCCAGCAAGGCAAACCAATCCTGAACCAGATGCTCCCTCATCCTCTAATGGTCCACGAGTCTCTAATGCTCCACGAGCCTCTAGTGTCCCAAAGCCTTCTCGGAAAAGGCGTGCAGAACAAGCAGCAGATGTTATGAGAAGTAGTCTTCAATCACGTGATGATATACTCTCTCACAAAAACCACCTAATAGAAAGCCATCCAGATTTGAGTTGCAGCCAGCTTAAGGCTATGAGTGTCTTGCATTCACTGTCTAGTATCAGAATGTGGTCTCCATTGTACAAAGCTGCTTATAAACATCTCAGGGAAGCTGCTACAAATCGACAGACGTTCCTAAGTTATGAAGATGACGAGAACAAGATTATCTATTTGGAGGAAGAGACCGGTGAAAGCAGATATGCATGA